Proteins encoded within one genomic window of Saccharopolyspora pogona:
- a CDS encoding ABC transporter ATP-binding protein, protein MSTGLETTGLTKSFGGVRAVDGATVAFQHGKVNALIGPNGSGKTTFFNCVTGMIKPDSGTASYRGRDITGRPPHRIARAGIGRSFQLCRIFPRMTALENLLVPVRSRSLLGQLVAARQRADLDRARELLTRVGIEHLADVQARDLSYGQQKLLELAGVLMADPETVLLDEPAGGVNPALIERIGELVRALNAEGRTFLIVEHNMDLVMSLSDHVVVFDRGRPIAAGTPDEVRNDPRVLEAYLGI, encoded by the coding sequence GTGAGCACGGGACTGGAAACCACCGGCCTGACCAAGTCCTTCGGCGGGGTGCGCGCCGTCGACGGGGCCACCGTCGCCTTCCAGCACGGCAAGGTCAACGCGCTGATCGGCCCCAACGGATCGGGCAAGACCACGTTCTTCAACTGCGTCACCGGGATGATCAAGCCCGATTCCGGCACCGCGAGCTACCGCGGCCGGGACATCACCGGCCGCCCGCCGCACCGGATCGCCCGCGCGGGCATCGGCCGCAGCTTCCAGCTGTGCCGGATCTTCCCGCGGATGACGGCGCTGGAGAACCTGCTGGTCCCGGTCCGCTCCCGGAGCCTGCTCGGCCAGCTGGTCGCCGCGCGCCAGCGCGCCGACCTGGACCGGGCGCGCGAACTGCTCACCCGCGTCGGCATCGAGCACCTGGCCGACGTGCAGGCCCGCGACCTGTCCTACGGCCAGCAGAAACTCCTCGAACTCGCCGGGGTGCTGATGGCCGATCCCGAGACGGTGCTGCTCGACGAGCCGGCGGGCGGGGTGAACCCGGCGCTGATCGAGCGGATCGGGGAGCTGGTTCGCGCGCTCAACGCCGAGGGCCGGACCTTCCTGATCGTGGAGCACAACATGGACCTGGTGATGAGCCTGTCGGACCACGTGGTCGTCTTCGACCGCGGGCGGCCGATCGCCGCGGGCACGCCCGACGAGGTCCGCAACGACCCGCGAGTCCTGGAGGCCTACCTTGGGATCTGA
- a CDS encoding branched-chain amino acid ABC transporter permease, which translates to MRSVSDPARAAKLVGLLALAALVVAFPALAPDPFILSVGVVIMSYAVLATSWNFVGGFTGYISLGHAAYSGLGGYATALLVVRADLNPWLALVLGGVVVAVLAVPIGVASLRVRGASFVIVSIALVLITLLVFQSWGDFTGGSNGLRVPRPFGPDVLRPEQHERFFYLHAALLAVALLCWWAIDRSRFGSGLKAIREDEDKAEALGVPTFTYKLVAFVVSAFFTALGGGLYALWFGFLDPIFQFSVLTGSYLVLMSLLGGVRSLFGPVLGAMITGYAVEYFKAQYGDTQLHLVALGVLLAAVVLFMPDGIIPALRDLLHRFRPRTASIREVSQAELAEQRRAGTVEEARL; encoded by the coding sequence TTGCGCAGCGTTTCTGATCCCGCCCGCGCCGCGAAGCTCGTCGGCCTGCTCGCGCTGGCCGCGCTGGTGGTCGCTTTCCCCGCGCTGGCACCGGATCCGTTCATCCTGTCGGTCGGCGTGGTGATCATGAGCTACGCCGTGCTGGCCACGTCGTGGAACTTCGTGGGCGGATTCACCGGCTACATCTCGCTGGGCCACGCGGCGTACTCCGGGCTCGGCGGTTACGCCACCGCGCTGCTGGTCGTGCGCGCGGACCTGAACCCGTGGCTCGCGCTGGTCCTCGGCGGCGTGGTCGTCGCGGTGCTCGCGGTGCCGATCGGCGTCGCGAGCCTTCGGGTGCGCGGTGCATCGTTCGTCATCGTCTCGATCGCGCTGGTGCTGATCACGCTGCTGGTCTTCCAGAGCTGGGGGGATTTCACGGGCGGTTCCAACGGTTTGCGCGTGCCGCGCCCGTTCGGTCCGGACGTGCTCCGCCCAGAGCAGCACGAGCGGTTCTTCTACCTGCACGCCGCGCTGCTGGCCGTCGCCCTGCTGTGCTGGTGGGCGATCGACCGCTCCCGGTTCGGCTCCGGGCTGAAGGCGATCCGGGAGGACGAGGACAAGGCCGAGGCGCTCGGGGTGCCGACCTTCACCTACAAGCTCGTCGCGTTCGTCGTCTCGGCGTTCTTCACCGCGCTGGGCGGCGGGCTCTACGCGCTGTGGTTCGGGTTCCTGGACCCGATCTTCCAGTTCTCCGTGCTGACCGGTTCCTACCTGGTGCTGATGAGCCTGCTCGGCGGCGTGCGGAGCCTGTTCGGGCCGGTGCTCGGCGCGATGATCACCGGCTACGCCGTGGAGTACTTCAAGGCCCAGTACGGCGACACCCAGCTGCACCTGGTGGCGCTGGGGGTGCTGCTCGCCGCGGTGGTGCTGTTCATGCCCGACGGAATCATCCCGGCGCTGCGCGACCTGCTGCACCGGTTCCGCCCGCGGACGGCGTCGATCCGGGAAGTCAGCCAGGCCGAGCTCGCCGAGCAGCGCCGGGCCGGGACCGTCGAGGAGGCGCGCCTGTGA
- a CDS encoding branched-chain amino acid ABC transporter permease: MTGSLLLQSLVLGVLLGGLYALLAAGLTLYFGVMRVVMLAHSAFLILAAYLAWFFNVQTGLDPLLSLLVTVPLFFAVGVLMQRLLISRLRPATLTMMSVLLTFAIALVIEGALGLVFSGTHRRIQLPYSGADIRFFGASVPVVKLIAFGLAAVSLASLYVLLKKTRFGQALRATIQHRDAAQLVGINTGRIAGYGFGLGLATAAIGGTALALDSTIYPSLHWHWIGPLMAIIVVGGLGSVPGAAIAAMVLGLGQSLLQLPLGTTWAQTVFYVALFATLLLHPQGFFGGRLAQRF; the protein is encoded by the coding sequence ATGACCGGATCACTCCTGCTGCAGAGCCTGGTGCTCGGCGTGCTGCTCGGCGGGCTCTACGCCCTGCTGGCCGCGGGCCTGACGCTGTACTTCGGCGTGATGCGCGTGGTGATGCTGGCGCACTCCGCCTTCCTGATCCTAGCGGCATACCTGGCCTGGTTCTTCAACGTCCAGACCGGTTTGGACCCGCTGCTGTCGCTGCTGGTGACCGTCCCGCTGTTCTTCGCGGTCGGCGTGCTCATGCAGCGGTTGCTGATCTCGCGGCTGCGCCCGGCGACTTTGACCATGATGTCGGTGCTGCTGACGTTCGCCATCGCGCTGGTGATCGAAGGCGCGCTCGGGCTCGTCTTCAGCGGCACCCACCGGCGCATCCAGCTGCCCTACTCCGGCGCGGACATCCGGTTCTTCGGCGCCAGCGTCCCGGTGGTGAAGCTGATCGCGTTCGGCCTCGCCGCGGTGTCACTGGCCTCGCTCTACGTGCTGCTGAAGAAGACCCGGTTCGGCCAGGCGCTGCGTGCCACGATCCAGCACCGGGACGCCGCGCAACTGGTCGGCATCAACACCGGCCGGATCGCCGGCTACGGGTTCGGGTTGGGCCTGGCCACCGCGGCGATCGGCGGAACCGCGCTGGCCCTGGACTCCACGATCTACCCGTCGCTGCACTGGCACTGGATCGGGCCGCTGATGGCGATCATCGTGGTGGGCGGACTGGGCAGCGTCCCCGGCGCGGCGATCGCCGCCATGGTGCTGGGGCTCGGCCAGAGCCTGCTCCAGCTGCCGCTCGGAACGACCTGGGCGCAAACGGTTTTCTACGTCGCGCTGTTCGCCACCTTGCTGCTGCACCCCCAGGGATTCTTCGGAGGCCGCCTTGCGCAGCGTTTCTGA
- a CDS encoding amino acid ABC transporter substrate-binding protein, which translates to MTSASLALTGCLSSGAGGNDDSIQIGISLPLTGDFSEPGKGVRRGYEAWADYVNSRGGLLGRKVELTILDDQSNADRVAADYEKLINQDGADLVFGPFSTRLVIPAAQVAKDYGFLFVEPAGAAGEVFNQGFDNLFYAAPAVAEDHYNHLAAAILAMPAGQRPKTAAYAAMDDPFAQGTAYGLKGKLEAGGIRTVVDEVYPPNTTDFGSIAAKIADSRADLVVGGTQYQDAVNLILALRQLGYQPAMAAFSTAPTNPEFAKAIGEQTEGILSPTGYTPDANFPSNKEFVEHYTWMFNSPPNEDEANAWTTGQVVAAAVQAVGCADPAPDCQRRLIDWLHHNEVDTVVGKLSWDATGKPRGAHLIQQYVGGRIRIVLPAETKEADLVHPKPAW; encoded by the coding sequence GTGACCAGCGCGAGCCTCGCGCTGACCGGCTGCCTCAGCTCGGGCGCCGGAGGCAACGACGACAGCATCCAGATCGGCATCTCCCTGCCCCTCACCGGCGACTTCTCCGAGCCCGGCAAGGGCGTCCGCCGCGGTTACGAAGCGTGGGCCGACTACGTCAACTCCCGCGGCGGGTTGTTGGGCCGCAAGGTCGAACTGACCATCCTCGACGACCAGTCCAACGCCGACCGCGTCGCGGCCGACTACGAGAAGCTGATCAACCAGGACGGCGCTGACCTGGTCTTCGGACCGTTCTCCACGCGCCTGGTGATCCCGGCCGCGCAGGTCGCCAAGGACTACGGCTTCCTGTTCGTCGAGCCGGCCGGCGCCGCCGGGGAAGTGTTCAACCAGGGCTTCGACAACCTCTTCTACGCCGCGCCCGCGGTCGCGGAGGACCACTACAACCACTTGGCCGCGGCGATCCTGGCGATGCCCGCCGGCCAACGCCCGAAGACCGCCGCTTACGCCGCGATGGACGACCCGTTCGCGCAGGGCACGGCCTACGGCTTGAAGGGCAAGCTCGAAGCGGGCGGAATCCGCACGGTGGTCGATGAGGTCTACCCGCCCAACACCACGGATTTCGGTTCCATCGCGGCCAAGATCGCCGATTCCCGCGCGGACCTCGTCGTCGGCGGAACGCAGTACCAGGACGCGGTCAACCTCATCCTGGCGCTGCGCCAACTCGGCTACCAGCCCGCGATGGCGGCCTTCTCCACCGCACCGACCAACCCGGAGTTCGCCAAGGCGATCGGCGAGCAGACCGAGGGAATCCTCTCCCCCACCGGCTACACGCCGGACGCGAACTTCCCGTCCAACAAGGAGTTCGTCGAGCACTACACCTGGATGTTCAACTCCCCGCCCAACGAGGACGAGGCCAACGCGTGGACCACCGGGCAGGTCGTGGCCGCCGCCGTGCAGGCCGTCGGTTGCGCCGATCCGGCCCCCGACTGCCAGCGCAGGCTCATCGACTGGCTGCACCACAACGAGGTGGACACGGTGGTCGGCAAGCTCAGCTGGGACGCCACCGGAAAACCGCGCGGCGCGCACCTGATCCAGCAGTACGTCGGCGGCCGGATCCGCATCGTGCTGCCCGCGGAGACCAAGGAAGCCGACCTGGTCCACCCCAAGCCGGCGTGGTGA
- a CDS encoding LacI family DNA-binding transcriptional regulator, with protein MPQQRARLRLIDVAERAGVSIAAASRALSGSAGVSDAIAERVREVAAQMGYVANVHARTLAGGASTSVGLLVHEIGDPYFTEIASGVLRVGAQQGLTVQICHTGRDPENELVQVRTLIANRVRAIIIAGSGFVDARTQAAVKQDLQAFQETGGRVAVIGRHHFGTDAVLPDNTAGGRSITEHVLSLGHRRIAFVAGPRILTTVADRLAGAAQALEAAGLPIEDIPVIEEAFTRDGGTQAMQRVLDDHPDVTAVIALNDDMAIGVLAALRARGMAVPKDISVAGFDDVAVAEHLSPALTTVRLPMAEMGEQALLLALKQPSARPRRRTTTHSLVVRESTAPPPPRKR; from the coding sequence ATGCCACAGCAACGCGCGAGGCTCAGGCTCATCGACGTCGCCGAGCGGGCCGGGGTGTCGATCGCGGCGGCGTCGCGGGCGCTGTCCGGGTCCGCGGGCGTCAGCGACGCCATCGCCGAGCGGGTGCGCGAAGTCGCCGCGCAGATGGGCTACGTCGCCAACGTGCACGCCCGCACGCTGGCCGGCGGCGCGAGCACCAGCGTCGGGCTGCTCGTGCACGAGATCGGCGACCCCTACTTCACCGAGATCGCCAGCGGGGTGCTGCGCGTCGGCGCGCAGCAGGGCCTGACCGTGCAGATCTGCCACACCGGGCGCGACCCGGAGAACGAGCTCGTCCAGGTCCGCACGCTGATCGCCAACCGGGTCCGGGCGATCATCATCGCCGGCTCGGGTTTCGTGGACGCGCGGACGCAGGCGGCGGTGAAGCAGGACCTCCAGGCGTTCCAGGAAACCGGCGGCCGCGTCGCGGTGATCGGACGCCACCACTTCGGCACCGACGCGGTGCTGCCGGACAACACCGCGGGCGGCCGGTCCATCACCGAACACGTGCTTTCCCTTGGACACCGGCGGATAGCCTTCGTCGCCGGGCCACGGATCCTGACCACGGTGGCCGATCGACTCGCGGGAGCCGCGCAGGCGCTGGAAGCGGCCGGTCTGCCGATCGAGGACATTCCCGTCATCGAGGAAGCGTTCACGCGCGACGGCGGCACGCAGGCCATGCAGCGCGTCCTCGACGATCATCCCGACGTGACGGCGGTGATCGCGCTCAACGACGACATGGCGATCGGTGTCCTCGCGGCCCTGCGAGCGCGCGGAATGGCTGTGCCGAAAGACATTTCGGTGGCCGGCTTCGACGACGTGGCTGTCGCGGAGCACCTGTCGCCGGCCCTGACGACGGTGCGGTTGCCGATGGCGGAAATGGGGGAGCAGGCGTTGCTCCTCGCGCTGAAGCAACCGTCGGCCCGACCCCGCCGCCGCACCACGACGCACTCCCTGGTGGTGCGCGAGTCCACCGCGCCACCCCCGCCCCGCAAGCGCTGA
- a CDS encoding universal stress protein — protein sequence MQSGLRTVVANGHGDSMSEQRDYSIVVGVDGSPPSRNALRWAVRQARSNHGHVTAVMSWELPELYDWPMPTAEECDRATEKALAAVIRETVDDVEAAAIRGEVARGHPAKALLKAAQSADLLVVGYRGAGGFAHALLGSVSQYCVSHAPCPVVVVRDHT from the coding sequence ATGCAGAGTGGGCTGCGCACGGTCGTCGCGAACGGGCACGGGGACAGCATGAGCGAGCAACGCGACTACTCGATCGTCGTCGGCGTCGATGGCTCACCGCCGTCCCGGAACGCTCTGCGGTGGGCCGTCCGCCAAGCGCGCTCGAACCACGGCCACGTCACCGCCGTCATGTCCTGGGAACTCCCCGAACTCTACGACTGGCCGATGCCCACCGCCGAAGAATGCGACCGCGCAACGGAAAAGGCGCTCGCGGCCGTCATCCGCGAAACCGTCGACGACGTCGAAGCCGCCGCGATCCGGGGAGAAGTGGCTCGCGGCCACCCGGCCAAGGCTCTGCTGAAAGCGGCGCAATCGGCCGACCTGCTGGTAGTCGGCTACCGGGGAGCGGGCGGCTTCGCCCACGCCCTGCTCGGCTCGGTCAGCCAGTACTGCGTCAGCCACGCCCCCTGCCCCGTGGTGGTGGTCCGCGACCACACATGA
- a CDS encoding SHOCT domain-containing protein, with the protein MPYWDGHGMGAWGFVVTTVSMVLLWVLIIAAIVAVVRYLGRTGRVERGTGRAEEILAERFARGDIDEEEYRRRLQALSEHDRRRA; encoded by the coding sequence ATGCCCTACTGGGATGGCCACGGCATGGGTGCGTGGGGGTTCGTGGTGACGACGGTGAGCATGGTGTTGTTATGGGTGCTGATCATCGCCGCCATCGTCGCGGTGGTCCGTTACCTCGGGCGCACCGGACGCGTTGAGCGCGGGACCGGCCGAGCGGAGGAAATCCTCGCGGAGCGGTTCGCGCGCGGCGACATCGACGAGGAGGAGTACCGCCGCCGGCTGCAGGCTTTGTCGGAGCACGACCGCCGGAGAGCATGA
- a CDS encoding Rv1733c family protein, with amino-acid sequence MDGNSLRADVRWLAHALGRNPLRRRLDRVVAFAILVLLGAAVLMVPAAIAAGNANYAEDAREAAVAASTRRPVEAVVTSAPVAHVISGAEHETTSYSADVSWTGTDGRARVDAAAVPAKTVLGGKVRLWVDTADRITVAPPSEAQLRASAGAVAFEIVVAGELLCAGLIWCVRGIADACAERAWNREWAIVEPKWLEH; translated from the coding sequence ATGGACGGCAACTCACTGCGAGCCGACGTTCGGTGGCTCGCCCACGCGTTGGGGCGGAATCCGTTGAGGCGCCGGCTGGACCGAGTCGTGGCTTTCGCGATCCTCGTGCTGCTCGGTGCCGCCGTGCTGATGGTCCCGGCGGCGATCGCGGCCGGGAACGCGAACTACGCCGAGGATGCGCGCGAGGCTGCGGTCGCCGCGTCGACCAGGCGACCGGTGGAAGCCGTCGTGACGAGTGCGCCCGTCGCCCACGTGATCAGCGGAGCCGAGCACGAGACCACCAGCTACTCGGCAGACGTTTCGTGGACCGGTACGGACGGCAGGGCGCGTGTGGACGCCGCAGCTGTCCCGGCGAAGACCGTGCTCGGCGGCAAGGTCCGGTTGTGGGTGGACACGGCAGATCGCATCACGGTCGCGCCGCCGAGCGAAGCCCAGCTGCGGGCCTCTGCGGGCGCGGTCGCCTTCGAGATCGTGGTTGCGGGCGAACTGCTGTGCGCCGGGTTGATCTGGTGCGTGCGCGGGATCGCCGACGCATGCGCCGAGCGTGCCTGGAACCGCGAGTGGGCGATCGTAGAACCGAAGTGGCTGGAACACTGA
- a CDS encoding VOC family protein: MDITIHNAFLPHDDPAASLAFYRDILGFEVRNDVGYNGMHWITVGPPGQPGTSIVLYPPAANPGITDDERRTIAEMMAKGTFAIITLATTDLDGTFERLQASDVEVVQEPTEQPYGVRDCAVRDPAGNLIRINQLS; this comes from the coding sequence ATGGACATCACCATCCACAATGCGTTCCTCCCGCACGACGACCCGGCCGCGTCGCTGGCCTTCTACCGCGACATCCTCGGCTTCGAAGTCCGCAACGACGTCGGGTACAACGGGATGCACTGGATCACGGTCGGCCCTCCCGGCCAGCCCGGCACGTCCATCGTCCTGTACCCGCCGGCGGCCAACCCCGGCATCACCGACGACGAGCGCCGCACCATCGCCGAGATGATGGCCAAGGGCACCTTCGCCATCATCACCCTGGCCACCACCGACCTCGACGGCACCTTCGAGCGGCTGCAGGCCAGCGACGTCGAGGTCGTACAGGAGCCGACCGAGCAGCCCTACGGCGTTCGCGACTGCGCCGTCCGCGACCCTGCGGGCAACCTGATCCGCATCAACCAGCTCAGCTGA
- a CDS encoding cryptochrome/photolyase family protein: MRTTICLFTRDLRMHDNPVLHHAARADRVVPLFVFDETLLRLPFTRPNRIAFLLGCLRDLRRSLGEAGGGLAVRHGTPSVEVARLVDEVGATEVHVAADVSAYARARDNGLRLALADRGCPLHVHEAVITAHPPGRVTPAGNDHFAVFTPYFRRWVETPPRRTAAAPEALRMPDGVRTGPMPAREDLCPGELSPDLPRGGETTARQRMLRWFEQGVADYDEGHDDLAGDATSRLSPYLHFGCLSPVEIVARAGRSEPERAFVRQLAWRDFHHQMLAARPGCSHLDYRSRGDRWRDDPVAFRAWRDGRTGIPIVDAGMRQLSREGWMHNRARLITASFLTKTLYLDWRLGAQHFFDLLVDGDVANNDMNWQWVAGTGADTRPNRVLNPMRQAERYDPSGGYIRRYVPELASLPTAALHDPRRMDPAERDRLGYPAPLVDVDEANAHFRNTRGKS, from the coding sequence TTGCGCACGACGATCTGCCTTTTCACCCGCGATCTGCGGATGCACGACAACCCCGTCCTGCACCACGCCGCGCGGGCCGATCGCGTGGTTCCCCTTTTCGTGTTCGACGAAACGTTGCTCCGGCTGCCCTTCACCCGGCCGAACCGGATCGCGTTCCTGCTGGGTTGCCTGCGGGACCTCCGGAGATCGCTGGGCGAGGCCGGCGGCGGCCTGGCCGTCCGGCACGGCACCCCGTCCGTCGAGGTCGCCCGGCTGGTCGACGAGGTGGGTGCGACGGAGGTACACGTCGCCGCGGACGTCAGCGCCTACGCCCGGGCCCGGGACAACGGGCTGCGGCTCGCCCTGGCCGACCGCGGCTGCCCGCTGCACGTCCACGAAGCAGTGATCACCGCACACCCGCCGGGCCGCGTCACGCCGGCCGGTAACGACCACTTCGCAGTGTTCACCCCGTACTTCCGGCGCTGGGTGGAAACGCCGCCGCGGCGCACCGCTGCGGCACCGGAGGCGCTGCGGATGCCCGATGGCGTGCGGACCGGGCCGATGCCGGCCCGCGAGGACCTCTGCCCGGGCGAGCTGTCCCCCGACCTGCCCCGCGGCGGGGAGACCACGGCTCGGCAGCGGATGCTGCGGTGGTTCGAACAGGGCGTTGCCGATTACGACGAGGGGCACGATGACCTCGCGGGGGACGCGACGTCACGGCTGTCGCCCTACCTGCACTTCGGCTGCCTGTCGCCGGTGGAAATCGTCGCGCGCGCCGGCCGCAGCGAACCCGAACGCGCTTTCGTCCGCCAGCTCGCCTGGCGGGATTTCCATCACCAGATGCTGGCCGCGCGGCCGGGGTGCAGCCACCTCGACTACCGTTCCCGGGGCGACCGGTGGCGCGACGATCCGGTGGCGTTCCGGGCGTGGCGGGACGGACGCACCGGCATACCCATCGTCGACGCCGGGATGCGCCAGCTCAGCCGAGAAGGCTGGATGCACAACCGAGCACGGCTGATCACCGCCAGCTTCCTCACCAAAACCCTCTACCTCGACTGGCGGCTCGGCGCGCAGCACTTCTTCGACCTGCTCGTCGACGGGGACGTCGCCAACAACGACATGAACTGGCAGTGGGTCGCTGGCACCGGGGCCGACACCCGGCCCAACCGGGTGTTGAACCCGATGCGCCAGGCCGAGCGGTACGACCCGAGCGGCGGCTACATCCGCCGGTACGTGCCCGAACTCGCCAGCCTCCCGACGGCCGCCCTGCACGATCCCCGGCGCATGGATCCGGCCGAACGCGACCGGCTCGGCTACCCCGCGCCGCTCGTCGACGTCGACGAGGCCAACGCGCACTTCCGCAACACGCGGGGAAAGTCCTGA